In Gossypium arboreum isolate Shixiya-1 chromosome 5, ASM2569848v2, whole genome shotgun sequence, a single genomic region encodes these proteins:
- the LOC108486482 gene encoding phosphatidylinositol transfer protein PDR16 isoform X2, translating into MLEETIKWRSTYKPEEIRWHEVAVEGETGKVYRASFHDRHGRTVLILRPGKQNTTSLDNQLRHLVYLIENAILNLPETQEQMAWLIDFTGWTLSTSVPIKSAHDTINLLQNHYPERLAIAFLYNPPRIFEAFWKIVKYFMDAKTFQKVKFVYPKNTESVELMRSYFDEENLPTEFGGKAVLEYNHEEFSKQMSQDDIKSANLWGFDDKLQCIGNRHSGSDVAPEPVCLAPSAS; encoded by the exons ATGCTGGAAGAGACCATAAAATGGAGATCCACCTATAAGCCTGAGGAAATACGTTGG CACGAAGTTGCAGTGGAAGGCGAGACTGGAAAAGTATACAGGGCAAGCTTTCATGACCGACATGGTAGAACAGTTCTTATACTGCGACCAGGAAAGCAG AACACCACATCGTTGGACAATCAGCTTCGCCATTTGGTGTATCTGATAGAGAATGCAATCCTAAACCTTCCAGAGACCCAAGAACAGATGGCATGGTTGATAGACTTTACTGGGTGGACATTGAGCACAAGCGTGCCCATCAAGTCGGCTCACGACACTATTAATCTATTACAAAACCACTACCCCGAGAGGTTGGCTATAGCATTTCTCTACAATCCCCCGAGAATTTTTGAAGCATTCTGGAAG ATTGTTAAGTACTTCATGGATGCAAAAACCTTCCAAAAGGTGAAGTTTGTGTACCCTAAGAATACAGAGAGCGTGGAGCTGATGAGATCGTATTTTGACGAGGAAAATCTACCAACTGAATTCGGAGGAAAGGCTGTATTGGAGTACAACCATGAAGAATTCTCGAAACAGATGAGCCAGGATGATATCAAGTCTGCCAATTTGTGGGGATTTGATGATAAACTCCAATGTATCGGCAACAGGCACTCTGGATCCGACGTTGCTCCAGAGCCAGTCTGCCTTGCACCATCAGCCAGTTGA
- the LOC108486482 gene encoding uncharacterized protein LOC108486482 isoform X1 yields MFSRWSNSHHNKENDSLQQESKIKELQAAIGPLSGRSLKYCTDACLRRYLEARNWNADKSKKMLEETIKWRSTYKPEEIRWHEVAVEGETGKVYRASFHDRHGRTVLILRPGKQNTTSLDNQLRHLVYLIENAILNLPETQEQMAWLIDFTGWTLSTSVPIKSAHDTINLLQNHYPERLAIAFLYNPPRIFEAFWKIVKYFMDAKTFQKVKFVYPKNTESVELMRSYFDEENLPTEFGGKAVLEYNHEEFSKQMSQDDIKSANLWGFDDKLQCIGNRHSGSDVAPEPVCLAPSAS; encoded by the exons ATGTTTAGTAGATGGAGCAATTCACATCACAACAAGGAGAATGATTCTTTGCAGCAAGAATCCAAG ATCAAGGAGCTTCAAGCTGCAATCGGACCACTGTCTGGTCGAAGTTTGAAATATTGTACTGATGCCTGCTTGAGGAGATACTTGGAGGCAAGAAACTGGAATGCTGATAAATCGAAGAAAATGCTGGAAGAGACCATAAAATGGAGATCCACCTATAAGCCTGAGGAAATACGTTGG CACGAAGTTGCAGTGGAAGGCGAGACTGGAAAAGTATACAGGGCAAGCTTTCATGACCGACATGGTAGAACAGTTCTTATACTGCGACCAGGAAAGCAG AACACCACATCGTTGGACAATCAGCTTCGCCATTTGGTGTATCTGATAGAGAATGCAATCCTAAACCTTCCAGAGACCCAAGAACAGATGGCATGGTTGATAGACTTTACTGGGTGGACATTGAGCACAAGCGTGCCCATCAAGTCGGCTCACGACACTATTAATCTATTACAAAACCACTACCCCGAGAGGTTGGCTATAGCATTTCTCTACAATCCCCCGAGAATTTTTGAAGCATTCTGGAAG ATTGTTAAGTACTTCATGGATGCAAAAACCTTCCAAAAGGTGAAGTTTGTGTACCCTAAGAATACAGAGAGCGTGGAGCTGATGAGATCGTATTTTGACGAGGAAAATCTACCAACTGAATTCGGAGGAAAGGCTGTATTGGAGTACAACCATGAAGAATTCTCGAAACAGATGAGCCAGGATGATATCAAGTCTGCCAATTTGTGGGGATTTGATGATAAACTCCAATGTATCGGCAACAGGCACTCTGGATCCGACGTTGCTCCAGAGCCAGTCTGCCTTGCACCATCAGCCAGTTGA
- the LOC108484809 gene encoding uncharacterized protein LOC108484809, with the protein MAMRSDFAQKLLDDLRLRKERMAASQSSKGTNPTVAVEHFPETYAISTYAYAYSKTAYKSSRESKTLRTFGFMQTGFRVGSTQKMASGGRKSDTTEKVSNQIVPFGRGQKSEQIGNLSMALAFEIGNGGKLRAESSGKSSIFSFLHSMGRKQLGYRKMERRNSSVNSHKPSSSQLPTLSHLHIEEISRGVQKLNQILKACSNGLNFDRYSIEIGRELSKGARDSEESLGMLVKLQEDSEYMIRPRRKSRITLLEEDEDDDENTVKIVDQMQLGRPRFSNYNDIQEVARTDLRLRLAALTYSSDVSDSKHKNDVLASSNSHSHKRLVSYVPDTKSNTAFSEQSRSSSVHFKQGKSRISNVITKLMGLDEHPRNIDSKVTKKVAGNQKVVGVVTKTPAKDTKKAEQGTKDSAALAHHLPPVKEKATTASKTPLTQDKVTAQAGKTLTTRNGSTRVAAHDKLPPQKNFKDNKPVTSLRKALIEDGMQHMIPHVQKTSEFALTLQEKPEYSECIPQRESRHANKLLLGNQQKLQSNHGFQEVQMLQKSELRGKKQQSELKEEQSTEQILRRKKQKGNELFSKPMSGATNLQKKQPQMKQAETSRKGPSKHIDHYTQGVIESESLKDQNLFAVDEKPVQGQTTMKARTINVYKHGSSISQDTEKARQEKLAISSEADQMKTSRFEEVEPQIIRSNKSVASKQISSVEAQKNSILCSPLEDGCQSLNELQALAWRESCQNRSVPLVTKEQQDQEPDFGKDEELKFKNNISEPLHGTREESREMPCTPQSQHQRTCDSEMPVLEIGHPCYCYVFVECIRLKGKEPLKPVIFEGLSLLLLLVKKEAAKHGVQGGVLEIGHPCYCYVFVECIRLPEPLTESENHPEEIRTKSVQFMNTAEALFKLNILHTNSHNHQDQESKLVLDCGYEVMKSKGIRQELSVHPFLKVTIIPNKKKTLDELVKQMCEDIDKLKLYRRGRRENSPFEDYLPKMLEADVNNKEPHLNCMWDMGWNSVMFAFLEKDYVVRDAEKYVLNGLLDEMTRDLFTGVSVSV; encoded by the exons ATGGCTATGAGATCGGATTTTGCACAGAAGCTGTTAGATGACCTTCGGTTGCGGAAGGAACGGATGGCTGCCTCTCAGAGCTCAAAGGGTACAAATCCAACGGTTGCAGTTGAGCATTTTCCTGAAACCTACGCAATAAGCACCT ATGCATATGCTTACTCCAAGACAGCCTATAAATCATCCAGGGAATCAAAGACACTCAGAACA TTTGGCTTCATGCAGACTGGTTTTAGAGTTGGAAGCACACAAAAGATGGCTAGTGGAGGCAGGAAATCAGACACCACTGAGAAGGTATCGAACCAAATTGTTCCTTTTGGCAGAGGCCAGAAGTCAGAACAAATAGGAAATCTGTCAATGGCCCTGGCTTTTGAAATTGGAAATGGTGGAAAGCTAAGAGCAGAGTCTTCGGGCAAAAGTTCAATTTTCAGTTTTCTGCATAGCATGGGTAGGAAACAGTTGGGTTACAGGAAGATGGAAAGAAGAAACAGTAGTGTAAATAGTCATAAACCTTCAAGTAGCCAACTACCTACCCTCTCACATCTCCATATTGAAGAAATATCAAGGGGTGTACAAAAGTTGAATCAGATCCTCAAAGCCTGCTCTAATGGACTCAACTTTGACAGATATTCAATAGAAATTGGAAGGGAACTATCAAAAGGAGCAAGGGATTCAGAGGAATCTCTAGGGATGCTCGTAAAACTGCAGGAGGATTCAGAGTACATGATAAGGCCACGGAGAAAAAGTCGGATAACATTGCTAGAGGAGGATGAAGATGATGATGAGAACACTGTCAAAATAGTTGATCAAATGCAATTGGGAAGACCAAGATTTTCGAATTATAATGACATTCAAGAAGTTGCAAGGACTGATCTCAGGCTGAGGCTGGCAGCTCTTACCTACTCTTCAGATGTTAGTGACTCCAAGCATAAGAATGATGTTCTAGCTTCCTCAAATTCACATTCTCACAAGCGATTAGTTAGCTATGTTCCAGACACCAAATCTAACACTGCGTTCTCAGAACAAAGCCGCTCCAGTTCAGTGCACTTCAAACAAGGAAAGTCCAGAATTTCAAACGTAATCACGAAACTGATGGGGCTTGATGAACATCCCAGAAACATAGATTCAAAGGTCACCAAAAAGGTGGCGGGAAATCAAAAGGTAGTAGGAGTGGTTACAAAGACACCAGCAAAGGATACCAAGAAGGCTGAACAAGGAACAAAAGATTCTGCAGCGCTGGCTCATCATCTCCCACCAGTAAAAGAAAAGGCAACAACAGCCAGCAAGACTCCATTGACTCAGGACAAAGTTACGGCACAAGCTGGAAAAACTTTGACAACTAGAAATGGCAGCACAAGGGTTGCCGCTCATGACAAATTACCACCACAAAAGAACTTCAAAGACAACAAACCAGTGACGAGCTTGAGAAAAGCCTTGATCGAG GATGGGATGCAGCACATGATACCACATGTGCAAAAAACATCAGAATTTGCACTTACATTGCAAGAGAAGCCAGAGTATAGCGAATGCATACCTCAAAGGGAAAGCAGACATGCTAACAAGCTTCTCCTAGGCAATCAACAAAAGCTGCAAAGTAATCATGGATTTCAAGAGGTGCAAATGCTCCAAAAATCAGAGCTTCGTGGCAAAAAGCAACAGTCAGAACTGAAGGAAGAACAAAGTACTGAACAGATATTGCGGAGGAAGAAACAAAAGGGAAATGAACTATTCTCCAAACCAATGTCAGGTGCCACCAATTTGCAAAAGAAGCAGCCACAAATGAAACAAGCAGAAACTAGTAGGAAAGGCCCCAGCAAACATATTGAT CATTACACTCAAGGAGTTATTGAATCTGAATCTCTAAAAGATCAAAACCTGTTTGCCGTGGATGAGAAACCTGTTCAAGGGCAAACAACAATGAAGGCAAGAACCATAAATGTGTATAAACATGGGAGTTCCATTTCACAAGATACGGAAAAGGCAAGGCAGGAGAAACTTGCTATCTCAAGCGAAGCAGATCAAATGAAAACCAGCAGGTTTGAAGAAGTGGAACCACAGATCATTAGATCCAATAAATCAGTAGCAAGCAAACAAATATCAAGTGTAGAAGCACAGAAAAATTCTATTTTGTGCAGTCCTCTAGAAGATGGATGCCAAAGCCTAAATGAACTACAAGCTTTGGCTTGGAGAGAGAGT TGTCAAAATAGATCAGTGCCATTGGTTACAAAAGAACAGCAAGATCAAGAACCTGATTTTGGCAAAGACGAAGAGCTCAAGTTTAAGAACAACATATCTGAACCACTACATG GAACTCGTGAAGAGAGTAGAGAAATGCCTTGCACCCCCCAGTCGCAGCATCAAAGAACTTGTGATTCAGAGATGCCAGTGTTGGAAATTGGCCATCCATGCTACTGTTATGTTTTTGTTGAGTGCATACGGCTT AAAGGCAAGGAGCCGTTGAAGCCTGTCATCTTTGAAGGCTTGTCTTTGCTTCTGCTACTTGTTAAGAAAGAAGCTGCCAAA CATGgagtccaaggaggagtgttggaAATTGGCCATCCATGCTACTGTTATGTTTTTGTTGAGTGCATACGGCTT CCAGAACCACTGACAGAGAGTGAAAATCACCCCGAGGAGATACGTACGAAAAGTGTACAATTTATGAACACAGCAGAAGCACTTttcaaactcaacattcttcatACAAACAGTCACAACCATCAGGACCAAGAGAGCAAGCTCGTTTTAGACTGTGGCTACGAAGTAATGAAGAGTAAAGGAATAAGGCAGGAGCTAAGTGTTCACCCATTTCTAAAGGTAACTATCATTCCAAACAAGAAGAAAACTTTGGATGAATTGGTCAAGCAAATGTGTGAAGACATCGATAAGTTGAAATTATACAGAAGGGGCCGAAGAGAAAATTCCCCCTTCGAAGACTATCTACCAAAAATGCTTGAAGCCGATGTGAACAACAAGGAACCTCATCTGAATTGTATGTGGGACATGGGTTGGAACAGCGTGATGTTTGCATTTCTCGAGAAAGATTATGTTGTAAGGGATGCGGAGAAGTATGTGCTTAATGGACTTCTAGATGAGATGACCAGAGATCTTTTCACAGGCGTAAGTGTGTCAGTTTAA
- the LOC108484777 gene encoding uncharacterized protein LOC108484777: MKARTINVYKHGSSISQDTEKARQEKLAISSEADQMKTSRFEEVEPQIIRSNKSVASKQISSVEAQKNSILCSPLEDGCQSLNELQALAWRESCQNRSVPLVTKEQQDQEPDFGKDEELKFKNNISEPLHGTREESREMPCTPQSQHQRTCDSEMPVLEIGHPCYCYVFVECIRLVCMLHAAATCCLL; this comes from the exons ATGAAGGCAAGAACCATAAATGTGTATAAACATGGGAGTTCCATTTCACAAGATACGGAAAAGGCAAGGCAGGAGAAACTTGCTATCTCAAGCGAAGCAGATCAAATGAAAACCAGCAGGTTTGAAGAAGTGGAACCACAGATCATTAGATCCAATAAATCAGTAGCAAGCAAACAAATATCAAGTGTAGAAGCACAGAAAAATTCTATTTTGTGCAGTCCTCTAGAAGATGGATGCCAAAGCCTAAATGAACTACAAGCTTTGGCTTGGAGAGAGAGT TGTCAAAATAGATCAGTGCCATTGGTTACAAAAGAACAGCAAGATCAAGAACCTGATTTTGGCAAAGACGAAGAGCTCAAGTTTAAGAACAACATATCTGAACCACTACATG GAACTCGTGAAGAGAGTAGAGAAATGCCTTGCACCCCCCAGTCGCAGCATCAAAGAACTTGTGATTCAGAGATGCCAGTGTTGGAAATTGGCCATCCATGCTACTGTTATGTTTTTGTTGAGTGCATACGGCTTGTATGCATGCTGCATGCTGCAGCAACATGTTGTCTGTTGTAG